A genomic region of Palaemon carinicauda isolate YSFRI2023 chromosome 22, ASM3689809v2, whole genome shotgun sequence contains the following coding sequences:
- the LOC137615966 gene encoding uncharacterized protein, with translation MFANISREVKISINRDNNINSNFMLLNLVEDIVSFGEGISTETKRVVQATPDVLVLSLLAGRVEFWVVINGGKHRIPQERQEYINISGYTPTPAQEQTLKMGLNCHYMTRPRPTDTRLKDMKVVAKELKQVARVTVRRADKTAAFVLIDTEEYHKKLDDILADSSKFVRLTRNPIEDTKREANRTIEAVNAATNTIHLPLAKRLNVILTPYISNRYCVTASAEFLEKIKDSTCDGVIASMDVESLFTNVPMDETIDLITDRVYRDDSTPTMNISEPPLRTLLAICTKRAPFTTHRGHTYLQKDGVAMGSPLGVLFANFYKGVVEERVFSRVECPFLYFRYIEDTFVKAGLSDEIETLRRTFEDHSHVQKEVRKAVDKWYEPAPAERPDSSNNIKLFYKGHMYPNYLQDEKAMKEIIKNNVFPTEDTKKLDFIKYYQTTKTKSLIMRNNPAPPEQDFLKKTNIIYAYQCPFRGCPGNYIGKTTMRLSKRISCHAQQGSIKNHALQRHNIHIYRADIVSNTKIIGGAPDRRCLRILETLLIQRDKPTLNTTKEMSLLPSSCRIDTSRNPHHRGPNEDTSNHENTPNFDARIGNDLGHVGQFAEQESSLAGSERASANQNSGLLMTSQTGNPGRARRTPDTR, from the exons ATGTTTGCTAATATCTCCAGGGAAGTAAAGATTAGCATCAACAGAGACAACAATATTAACTCAAATTTCATGTTACTGAATCTTGTTGAAGATATTGTTAGTTTCGGAGAAGGAATATCAACAGAAACTAAAAG ggtagttcaggccacccctgatgtcctcgtcctctctctgttggcgggtagggtcgaattctgggttgtcatcaaCGGTGGCAAAcatcgtataccacaggaacgccaagagtacatcaatatctcggggtataccccgactcctgcacaagAACAAaccctcaagatgggcctcaactgccactacatgaccagaccaaggcccactgatacaCGCCTCAAG gatatgaaggtagttgccaaggaacttaagcaggttgctcgtgtcactgttcgtagggcagacaaaaCTGCTGCCTTTGTACTTAtcgacacagaggaataccacaagaaactcgatgacatcctggctgattcctccaaatttgtgcgcctcactagaaaccctattgAAGACACCAAGAGGGAGGCTAACcgaaccatcgaggccgtgaacgCAGCAACCAATACCATACACctgcca ctcgCCAAACGACTGAATgtcatcctgacgccctacatttcCAATCGTTACTGTGTAACTGCATCCGCCGAATTCCTGgagaaaattaaggactctacgtgtgatggagttattgcatcaaTGGATGTAGAATCTTTATTCACGAACGTGCCTAtggacgaaaccatcgaccttatcaccgatagggtctatagggacgactctacaccaacCATGAACATCTCTGAACCACCCCTTCGAACCCTCCTAGCCATCTgcacgaagagggccccctttactacccatcgagggcatacctacttgcagaaggatggtgtagcgatggggtcacccctgggagtcctattcgcgaatttctACAAGGgagttgtagaagagagagtgttctcccgtgtagaatgcccctttctgtactttaggtacatagaggATACCTTTGTGAAGGCAGGAttaagtgatgaaatcgagactttgaggaggacgtttgaggaccatagt cacgtccaaaaggaagtcaggaaagcagtagacaagtggtacgaacctgcCCCCGCCGAGAGacccgacagtagcaataacatcaagctattttataaaggacatatgtatccgaattacctgcaagacgagaaggcaatgaaagaaatcatcaagaataatgtattccCAACTGAAGACACCAAGAAATTGGATTTCATTAAATATTACCAAACaaccaagacgaaaagccttattatgaggaataacccagcacCACcggagcaggatttcttaaagaagacgaatattatatatgcatatcaatgccctttccgtggttgtcccgggaattatattggcaagacgactatgcgtctttccaagagaatttcttgccacgcacAGCAAGGgtctataaagaatcatgccctacaaagacacaaCATCCATATTTATCGAGCTGACATTGTTAGTAATACCAAGATTATTGGTGGCGCCCCAGATAGACGATGTTTACGCATCCTAGAaactctactgatacagcgagataaacccacccttaatacgactaAAGAGATGTCTTTGTTACCATCAAGCTGCCGTAtcgatacatcaagaaacccccatcatagaggacctaatgaagacacctcaaaccacgaaaataccccgaattttgacgccagAATAGGAAATGATCTCGGCCACGTGGGACAGTTTGCTGAGcaggagagcagcctggctggctcagagcgcgcctctgccaatcaaaattcagggctcctgatgacgtcacagactggcaATCCCGGCCGAGCTCGCCGTACACCAGACACCAGATGA